In a single window of the Pontibacter russatus genome:
- a CDS encoding 3'-5' exonuclease, with translation MRDYLLFVDTETTGIPKNWHAPYTDRENWPCSVQIAWAVYTKAGETVKTENFYVRDDDFNISPESVRIHGITHDFLIKHGVPREQVLTQLTADLNQYQPLVVAHYMQLDYHMIGVGYHRADMHNPLPGLPLFCTMKASSRFPLQHRQRFLRLGELYERLFQRPMGRQHDSLVDATAAADCFFELVKRGDIDEGMIEKQHALDVPDLYPSLKNKAGCGVTALLMFLLTLLFTYAIYG, from the coding sequence GTGAGAGACTATTTGCTGTTTGTAGACACGGAAACCACGGGCATCCCGAAAAACTGGCACGCGCCTTATACCGACAGGGAGAACTGGCCGTGCTCCGTGCAGATAGCCTGGGCCGTCTATACCAAAGCGGGCGAGACAGTCAAGACGGAGAACTTTTACGTGCGCGATGATGACTTCAACATCTCACCGGAGTCCGTGCGCATTCACGGCATCACCCACGATTTCCTGATAAAGCACGGCGTGCCGCGCGAGCAGGTGCTGACGCAGCTCACCGCCGATCTGAACCAGTACCAGCCCCTGGTCGTGGCCCACTACATGCAGCTCGATTACCACATGATCGGGGTGGGGTATCACCGGGCGGACATGCACAACCCACTGCCGGGGCTGCCGCTCTTTTGTACTATGAAAGCCTCCTCCCGCTTCCCGCTCCAACACCGCCAGCGTTTCCTGCGTTTGGGAGAGCTATATGAGCGGCTGTTTCAGCGGCCCATGGGGCGCCAGCACGACTCCCTGGTCGATGCCACGGCCGCGGCTGACTGCTTTTTTGAGCTGGTGAAGCGCGGCGACATCGACGAAGGCATGATCGAAAAGCAGCATGCCCTGGATGTGCCGGATTTATATCCATCCTTAAAAAACAAGGCTGGTTGCGGCGTTACCGCATTGCTTATGTTCTTACTGACCCTGTTGTTTACTTACGCGATATATGGATAA
- a CDS encoding aminopeptidase P family protein, with translation MTYPDKLMAIRSQMKGEGVSAYIIPSADPHISEYLPDRYKCIEFASGFTGSAGTLVITEDFAGLWTDARYFVQAKEQLNDTGFELVPLQTQHAPEYISWLADRLPEGATVAFDAKLISVGLAQLLEAQLSPLGIQLRTDRDYLEPIWQNRPALPTAPAFLIGEELTGESLGSKLERLRAALKKQRADYHLISSLDDLAWLFNMRGADVKCNPVVLSFALITQETAMLFINTAKFSPEDQQKLLTAGVELETYDLVEKAIAALPDNTSIFIDPKRTCYALYKQLPKSVRVVQDTNPTTLFKAVKNEAEVANTRSTMIKDGVALTRFFKWLEDNIGKTKITELSVADKVRAFRAEQEDFVGESFDTIAGYKAHGALPHYRVTEESDAELQPDGLFLLDSGGQYHTGTTDITRVVSLGNLTEEESLDYTLVLKGMIDGATARFPKGTRGYQIDAITRKPLWDYARNYGHGTGHGVGFFLNVHEGPQVLNPSPMPVDIELGMITSVEPGIYRPGKHGIRIENLVLTVPAETNDFAEFYTFEHLTLALIDTAPVKKELLEAHQIKWLNAYNQQVVEKLGPHLNEEELAWLKEKAKAI, from the coding sequence ATGACATATCCAGATAAGTTAATGGCCATCCGGAGCCAGATGAAAGGGGAGGGTGTGAGCGCTTATATCATTCCTTCCGCCGATCCGCACATCAGCGAGTACCTGCCGGACAGATATAAATGCATCGAGTTTGCCTCCGGCTTCACTGGCTCGGCGGGCACCCTTGTGATCACGGAAGATTTCGCCGGGCTCTGGACCGACGCCCGCTATTTTGTGCAGGCCAAGGAGCAGTTAAATGATACTGGTTTCGAACTGGTGCCCCTGCAGACACAGCATGCGCCGGAGTATATAAGCTGGCTGGCCGACCGTCTGCCGGAGGGCGCTACCGTGGCCTTTGATGCGAAGCTGATTTCGGTGGGGCTGGCGCAACTGCTCGAGGCGCAGCTGTCGCCGCTCGGCATCCAGCTCAGAACGGACCGCGACTACCTCGAGCCGATCTGGCAAAACAGACCTGCGCTGCCCACGGCGCCCGCTTTTCTGATTGGGGAGGAACTGACAGGAGAATCGCTTGGGAGCAAGCTGGAAAGGCTGCGGGCGGCCCTGAAAAAACAGCGCGCCGATTACCACCTGATCTCTTCGCTCGACGACCTGGCCTGGCTCTTTAACATGCGGGGCGCCGATGTGAAGTGCAACCCGGTGGTGCTGAGTTTTGCGCTCATCACCCAGGAAACGGCCATGCTGTTCATCAACACAGCGAAGTTCAGCCCGGAAGATCAGCAGAAACTGCTAACGGCCGGGGTGGAACTGGAAACCTACGACCTGGTGGAGAAGGCCATTGCCGCCTTACCGGATAATACCAGCATCTTCATCGACCCGAAGCGAACTTGCTATGCCCTGTATAAGCAACTGCCGAAGTCGGTGCGCGTGGTGCAGGACACGAACCCCACCACATTGTTTAAGGCGGTGAAAAATGAGGCGGAGGTGGCGAACACCCGCAGCACCATGATCAAGGACGGCGTGGCGCTGACGCGTTTCTTCAAATGGCTGGAGGATAATATCGGCAAAACTAAAATCACGGAGCTGTCTGTGGCGGACAAGGTGCGGGCGTTCCGGGCCGAGCAGGAGGATTTTGTGGGCGAGAGCTTCGATACCATTGCGGGCTACAAAGCGCACGGGGCCCTGCCGCATTACCGGGTAACGGAAGAGAGCGATGCCGAGCTGCAACCGGATGGCTTGTTCCTGCTCGATTCCGGCGGCCAGTACCACACCGGCACCACCGACATTACCCGCGTGGTGTCGCTGGGCAACCTGACGGAGGAGGAAAGCCTGGATTATACGCTCGTGCTGAAAGGCATGATCGACGGGGCCACTGCCCGCTTCCCGAAGGGCACGCGCGGCTACCAGATCGATGCCATCACGCGCAAGCCCCTCTGGGACTACGCCCGCAACTACGGCCACGGCACCGGTCACGGCGTCGGCTTTTTCCTGAACGTACACGAGGGGCCGCAGGTCTTGAACCCCAGCCCGATGCCCGTGGATATAGAACTGGGCATGATCACCTCGGTGGAGCCTGGCATTTACCGCCCAGGCAAGCACGGCATCCGCATCGAAAACCTGGTGCTGACGGTGCCTGCCGAGACAAACGACTTCGCCGAGTTCTATACCTTCGAGCACCTGACACTCGCCCTCATTGACACGGCGCCGGTGAAAAAGGAACTGCTGGAGGCGCACCAGATCAAGTGGCTGAACGCCTACAACCAGCAGGTGGTGGAGAAATTGGGGCCGCACCTGAATGAGGAGGAACTGGCCTGGCTGAAAGAAAAGGCAAAGGCGATTTAA
- a CDS encoding glycoside hydrolase family 88 protein, producing the protein MKKNLYAKVLLLASVCLGSACSSSENTQGTDQTPTEAVTLQPDSSFKAAAAQYKVLMARLPQDRLPKTYYAQTDSLETSDTGWWTSGFYPGTLLYLYEETGDQALYDEAMRVLKLLEKEQHNTRTHDLGFMMFDSFGNAERIASKPEYKEILLNSAKSLATRFNPEVGAIRSWDSEAGDFIVIIDNMMNLDLLFWATEVTGDSTYYDIAVTHANTTMQNHFRPDNSTYHVINYNPTTGEVQEKKTAQGAANESAWARGQAWGLYGFTDVYRETKDEKYLQQAQQIADFMLNHPNMPEDMIPYWDFNAPGIPDALRDASAAAIMASALLELSGYVDEAKGKAYVSAAETILKNLSTEEYKAAPGTNGGFILKHGVGHKPAGTEVDTPLTYGDYYYIEALKRYKEMAS; encoded by the coding sequence ATGAAGAAGAATCTATACGCCAAAGTCCTGCTCCTCGCCAGTGTTTGCCTGGGCAGCGCCTGCAGCAGCAGCGAAAACACGCAGGGAACGGATCAGACACCGACCGAGGCCGTAACCCTGCAACCTGACTCCAGCTTTAAGGCCGCAGCCGCGCAATACAAGGTGCTGATGGCGCGGCTGCCGCAGGACAGGCTGCCCAAAACATATTACGCACAGACAGACAGCCTGGAAACCAGCGACACCGGGTGGTGGACCAGCGGATTTTACCCGGGCACGCTCCTCTACCTCTATGAGGAAACCGGCGACCAGGCGCTGTACGACGAGGCCATGCGCGTGCTGAAACTGCTGGAAAAGGAGCAGCACAACACCCGCACGCACGACCTGGGCTTTATGATGTTCGACAGCTTCGGCAATGCCGAGCGCATCGCCTCCAAGCCCGAGTACAAGGAGATTCTGCTCAACAGCGCCAAGTCGCTGGCCACGCGCTTCAACCCGGAGGTGGGGGCCATCCGCTCCTGGGATTCTGAAGCCGGTGACTTTATCGTGATCATCGACAACATGATGAACCTGGACCTGCTTTTCTGGGCAACGGAAGTGACTGGCGATTCCACATACTACGATATCGCGGTGACGCACGCCAACACCACCATGCAAAACCACTTCCGGCCCGACAACAGCACTTACCACGTCATCAACTACAACCCCACTACGGGCGAGGTGCAGGAAAAGAAAACGGCACAGGGCGCAGCCAACGAGTCGGCCTGGGCACGGGGGCAGGCCTGGGGTCTATATGGATTTACTGATGTGTACCGCGAGACAAAAGATGAGAAGTACCTGCAGCAGGCGCAGCAAATCGCGGATTTCATGCTGAATCACCCGAACATGCCGGAGGATATGATTCCATATTGGGATTTTAACGCGCCGGGCATTCCAGATGCGCTGCGCGATGCCTCTGCCGCCGCCATCATGGCCTCTGCCCTGCTGGAGCTGAGCGGGTACGTGGACGAGGCGAAGGGCAAGGCATATGTCAGCGCTGCCGAGACCATCCTGAAGAACCTCTCGACCGAGGAGTACAAAGCCGCGCCCGGCACCAACGGAGGCTTTATATTGAAACACGGCGTGGGCCATAAGCCCGCAGGCACCGAAGTGGACACCCCGCTCACCTATGGCGACTATTATTATATAGAGGCCCTGAAGCGGTACAAGGAAATGGCCAGCTAA
- a CDS encoding efflux RND transporter periplasmic adaptor subunit, translating to MDRELSATTRQAQKQKRLWQIGIAVALVAAAVFGFRNLITPSLERIEIRTAVVERGPVEATLTATGEVVPEHEQAITSPIQARVEQVLRTSGEEVKPGDQILLLDRSFTQLAYDKLKDEQEMNQHKRVQLRLQLQKKLNSLESQLAIKRMSVKSLQARLEDEQYLLKIGGGMQEQVKQADLNLKIAQQELDQLERDIASERQLLQADEQELGFTLAMQGRSIEELGRKMQQAEVRATHRGVVTWVKDEIGSTVNAGDVIVRLADLSSFKVKAAVSDAFADQLQTGGEATVRINDTNLKGTIAAVEPTVTNGTVTFYVALQDNAHTLLRPNLRVDVYVTTATKPNTLRVKNGPYFNSASNSDKVYIVQGDELVRTSADIGASNVDYVELESGVQPGDEVVISSIKDYEHLEKIKLK from the coding sequence ATGGATCGTGAACTTTCAGCCACTACCAGGCAAGCCCAAAAGCAGAAACGCCTCTGGCAAATCGGGATAGCCGTTGCCCTGGTGGCAGCAGCCGTCTTCGGTTTCAGAAACCTGATTACCCCTTCCCTGGAACGGATCGAAATCCGGACGGCGGTGGTGGAGCGGGGACCGGTGGAGGCTACCCTCACTGCCACCGGCGAGGTGGTGCCGGAGCACGAGCAGGCCATCACCAGCCCTATACAGGCCCGCGTGGAGCAGGTGCTGCGCACTTCCGGCGAGGAAGTCAAACCCGGCGATCAGATACTGCTTCTCGATAGGTCGTTCACGCAACTGGCCTACGACAAACTGAAGGACGAGCAGGAGATGAACCAGCACAAGCGCGTGCAGCTCCGGCTGCAGCTGCAGAAAAAGCTGAACAGCCTGGAGTCGCAGCTGGCTATTAAGCGCATGAGCGTGAAAAGCCTGCAGGCCCGCCTCGAAGACGAGCAGTACCTCCTGAAAATAGGCGGCGGCATGCAGGAGCAGGTAAAGCAGGCCGACCTGAACCTGAAAATCGCGCAGCAGGAACTGGACCAACTGGAACGCGACATCGCCAGCGAGCGGCAGCTGCTGCAGGCCGACGAGCAGGAACTAGGCTTCACGCTGGCCATGCAGGGCCGCTCCATCGAGGAACTGGGGCGCAAGATGCAGCAGGCCGAGGTACGGGCCACGCACCGGGGCGTGGTGACCTGGGTAAAGGACGAAATAGGCAGCACAGTGAACGCCGGTGACGTCATCGTGCGCCTCGCCGACCTGAGCAGCTTTAAAGTGAAAGCGGCGGTGTCGGATGCATTCGCCGACCAGCTGCAGACGGGCGGTGAGGCCACCGTGCGCATCAACGACACCAACCTGAAAGGCACTATTGCCGCTGTAGAACCCACCGTCACCAACGGTACCGTCACCTTTTACGTGGCCCTGCAGGACAACGCCCACACGCTGCTTCGCCCCAACCTGCGCGTGGATGTGTACGTGACCACGGCCACCAAACCCAATACTCTCCGCGTAAAGAACGGCCCCTACTTCAACAGTGCGAGCAACAGCGATAAGGTCTATATAGTGCAGGGCGATGAGCTGGTTCGGACATCGGCGGATATAGGCGCCAGCAACGTGGATTATGTGGAGTTGGAAAGCGGCGTGCAGCCCGGCGATGAGGTGGTGATTTCCTCGATAAAAGATTACGAGCACCTAGAGAAAATCAAGCTCAAGTAA
- a CDS encoding TolC family protein — protein sequence MKSLFTYCLLWLSLSPALSFGQPALRQLSLQEVIALAQEQSAVAKQVETTRETSYWEWRSFKAGYKPQLSVEGILPDFSRTFNPVTQPDGTLEFKPVTNNFSEVGLTLQQVISPTGGSIFVTSLMQRFDDFDRTQTRYNGNPAIIGFEQPLFAYNKLRWAKRIEPLRYEESRKQYVEDLEEIAVTATGLYFDLLLAQVNQGIAAKNLANNDTLYQVAQEKYKLGRLSKNDLLQLRLAVLNAGLDQAQAVLDAQTALLALKTYVGLRDSLELQLQVPEDVPEADIQPVVALAEAHKNRKESLNFQRRLLEAESGVAKAKGDNGFNASVYATFGLTNRGEKWRDIYEQPDNQQRAQIGFSMPLLDWGRQRADYKVAELNQKLVQHTVAQEEASFEQAVITQVNQYNTLKNRIRATSEADAIAQERYEIAKSMYLIGRISITDLNIALAEKDQARRAYIASLSGFWDAYYGLRQLTLYDFEKQEVLATKAEE from the coding sequence ATGAAAAGCCTTTTTACATATTGTTTGCTGTGGCTGTCCCTGTCGCCTGCGCTTAGTTTTGGCCAGCCAGCCCTGCGCCAGCTGAGCCTGCAGGAGGTGATAGCGCTGGCGCAGGAGCAGTCGGCGGTGGCAAAGCAGGTGGAAACCACGCGTGAGACCAGCTACTGGGAGTGGCGCAGCTTTAAGGCGGGCTATAAGCCGCAACTGAGCGTAGAGGGCATCCTCCCCGACTTCAGCCGCACCTTCAACCCCGTAACGCAGCCAGACGGAACCCTGGAGTTCAAGCCGGTGACCAACAATTTCTCAGAGGTGGGCCTCACGCTGCAGCAGGTCATCAGCCCGACGGGCGGCAGCATTTTCGTGACCTCGCTGATGCAGCGTTTTGACGATTTTGACCGGACGCAGACGCGCTACAACGGCAACCCGGCCATCATCGGCTTCGAGCAACCGCTGTTCGCCTACAACAAGCTGCGCTGGGCAAAGCGCATCGAGCCGCTGCGCTACGAGGAGTCGCGGAAGCAGTACGTGGAGGACCTGGAGGAGATTGCCGTCACCGCCACTGGCCTGTATTTCGACCTGCTGCTGGCCCAGGTGAACCAGGGCATCGCGGCCAAGAACCTGGCCAACAACGACACGCTGTACCAGGTGGCGCAGGAGAAGTACAAGCTGGGCCGCCTCTCCAAAAACGACCTGCTGCAGTTGCGCCTCGCCGTCCTGAACGCCGGACTGGACCAGGCGCAGGCCGTGCTGGACGCGCAAACGGCCCTGCTTGCCCTCAAGACCTATGTGGGCCTGCGCGACAGCTTGGAACTGCAGTTGCAGGTGCCGGAAGACGTACCGGAAGCCGATATTCAGCCCGTGGTTGCCCTGGCGGAGGCGCATAAAAACAGAAAGGAAAGCCTCAACTTCCAGCGCCGCCTGCTGGAGGCCGAGAGCGGTGTGGCCAAAGCCAAAGGAGACAACGGCTTTAACGCCAGTGTGTACGCCACCTTCGGCCTCACCAACCGCGGCGAGAAATGGCGCGACATCTATGAGCAGCCCGACAACCAGCAACGCGCGCAGATTGGGTTCAGTATGCCGCTGCTGGACTGGGGCCGCCAGCGCGCCGACTACAAAGTGGCGGAGCTAAACCAGAAGCTGGTGCAGCACACGGTAGCCCAGGAAGAGGCCAGCTTTGAACAGGCGGTCATCACGCAGGTGAACCAGTACAACACCCTCAAAAACCGCATCAGGGCCACTTCCGAAGCCGACGCCATCGCACAGGAGCGCTACGAAATAGCGAAGAGCATGTACCTGATCGGCCGCATCAGCATCACGGACCTGAACATTGCCCTGGCAGAGAAAGACCAGGCGCGACGGGCCTATATCGCCTCGCTCAGCGGGTTCTGGGATGCCTATTACGGCCTGCGCCAGCTGACACTCTACGATTTCGAGAAACAGGAAGTGCTGGCCACTAAGGCAGAAGAATAG
- a CDS encoding ABC transporter ATP-binding protein, whose protein sequence is MITLTNIEKVYQTKSIETVALQHVNLSVPRGEFLSIMGPSGCGKSTLLNIMGLLDAPSSGTVEIGGQPIRSYKDKELAHIRNEKIGFVFQSYHLINDLSVLDNVELPLLYRSSVSGSERRKRAQVALEKVGLSSRTGHYPNQLSGGQRQRVAIARALIGMPEIILADEPTGNLDSVMGEEIMQILLDLNRLEGTTIVMVTHDENMALKTERLVRFFDGQQVSDSKLFDFQKA, encoded by the coding sequence ATGATTACGCTAACAAATATCGAAAAAGTCTACCAGACGAAGTCTATCGAGACGGTGGCGCTGCAGCACGTGAACCTGAGCGTTCCGAGGGGGGAGTTCCTGTCCATCATGGGGCCGTCCGGCTGCGGCAAAAGCACGCTGCTCAACATCATGGGCCTGCTGGACGCGCCCAGCAGCGGCACCGTGGAGATCGGCGGGCAGCCCATCCGCTCCTACAAGGACAAGGAGCTGGCGCATATCCGAAATGAGAAGATCGGATTCGTGTTCCAGAGCTACCACCTGATAAACGACCTCAGCGTGCTGGACAACGTGGAGCTGCCCCTCCTCTACCGCAGTTCCGTTTCCGGCTCGGAGCGCCGCAAGCGGGCACAGGTCGCCTTGGAGAAAGTCGGCCTCAGTTCCCGCACCGGCCACTACCCGAACCAGCTTTCCGGCGGGCAGCGCCAGCGGGTGGCCATCGCCCGCGCCCTGATTGGCATGCCTGAAATTATACTGGCCGACGAACCGACAGGCAACCTCGACTCGGTGATGGGCGAGGAAATCATGCAAATCCTCCTCGACCTGAACCGTCTGGAAGGCACCACCATCGTGATGGTGACCCACGACGAGAACATGGCCCTGAAAACAGAGCGCCTGGTGCGTTTCTTCGACGGGCAGCAGGTGTCCGACTCCAAATTGTTCGATTTCCAGAAAGCCTAA